The DNA window GCTCGCAGTTCGGCGTCGGCTGGGCGCTGCAGAACCAGAAGCAGTACGAAGAAGCCCGCAAGGCGTACACCAAGGTGACCGCAAGCAACAACGGCGAAACCGCCGCCCGGGCCCAGTTCCAGATCGGCGACAGCCTGCTGACCGAAGGCAAGTTCGAGGAAGCGGCGCTGGCGTTCCTGGTCGTCGAAGACGTCTACGCCTACCCCGTCTGGTCGGCCCGCGCACTGTACGGCGCGGGCTTGGCGTTCGAGCAGCTCAAACAACCCGACATGGCCCGGCAGCAGTTCGAGACGATCCTCAAGAAGTACAAAGACCAGGCCGACGAGGCCAAGCTGGCGCAGACGAAGCTGAACGAGTTAAAGAAAGGCTGAAGAAGAAGGGATCACCACGGAGGCACGGAGACACGGAGGGCAACTTGAAGCACGTTGCCATGAGCTTAGGCAAGACTGCTCTGAAGATAGGATGAGATGAACGCCAAGCCGCCAGGCGTTCGAGAACAGATGAAGAGGTCGGCATTGGATTTCTTGGCGATTTGGCGTCTTGGCGTTCGTCTGAAAACCGTTTGGATCAGCGCATCGAACGTCGAGTTTACCTCCGTGTCTCCGTGCCTCCGTGGTGATCTTCGTTTTCGACTTCGCCCGGGTTTCACAACGAGAGTGACCGCATGTTTGTAGGTTCCCGAACGAAAAAATCCCGAAGACGCCTTCGCCTCCCGCCGGCGGCGATGGGTGTGTTTGCCGTGCTGGCGATCGGCATCGCGGCGATGGCGCAGGTGAAGGACGCCGCGCCCGCCGCTGGCACGCAGCCCGCCGCCGCTGCGCCCGCGGCACCCGCCGTCAAAGCGGCCGACCAGCCGGACCCTTCCTTGTGGGAACTGCACAACAAGGGCGGCAAGGTCATGTGGGCCCTGGACCTGTGCAGCATCCTGGCACTGGCGATCATCTTCGAGCGGTTCTTTTCGCTCCGCCGCAGCCGGGTGCTGCCGACGGGTTTCATGGCGGGTTTGAAGGCCGTCTACCGCGACCCCGTGGAAGATCGCGAAAAGGCGATCAACTACTGCAAGGCCAACGAGTCGGCGATGTCGCGGATGGTGGTGGCATTTATCCGCCGACTGCCGCGCGGGTTTGCCTCCGCCGAGAAGGCGCTCGAAGACGCCGGCGGCAACGAGGCGTTGCGGCTGCGGGCGAACCTCCGCGTCTTCTACGCGATCGGATCGGTCGCAACACTGCTGGGTCTGATCGGCACGATCGCCGGCATGATCAAGGCGTTCATGCAGACCGCCAAGGCCGGCGACGCCGAGAACAAGGTGCAGCTTCTGTCCGAAGGCATCTACGAGGCCATGGTCTGCACCTTCGGCGGGCTCGCCGTAGCGATCCTGGTGACGTCGTTCTACTACTACTTCATCGGCCGGATCGAATCGCTCATCACCCAGATCAACGACGAGCTGACGAGCTTCGCCGAAGAGTATGGCCTGGCCCCAGAAACCGAAGACGAACTGGCGACGACTGGCTCGCTGCCGCGACTGTGAGTCGCCTGTCACTTGTCACTTGTCACTTGTCACTTGTCACTTGTCACTTGTCACTTGCGACAGACCAATGACGAGTGACAAGTAACAAGTAACCAGTGACCAGTGACAAATGACACTACCTTATGCGTATCCACGACCCCATCTCCGAAGCCGATGAGCCGTTCAACCTGATTCCGTTGACGGACATGGTCTTCAACCTGCTCATCTTCTTCATGGCCGCGACGACGTTCGCGCAGGTGGAGCGGGAGATGGGCGTGAAGCTGCCGCGGGCGACGAGCTTCGCCAGCATGTCGGCGGCGCCGCAGCAGCTCGTCATCAATATCACCGACGCCGGCGAGCCGATCGTCGCCAAGAAGAAGTACGACCTTGTCGGCCTGGCGCAGTTGCTCAAATCGGTTGTCGAGAAGAACCCGAATGCCAGTGTCATCATCCGGGCTGATGAACGCGGACTGGTGAAGGGTTTTGCCCAGGTGCTGGACGTCTGCAAGCGGTCCGGCGTGAACGAGGCGAAGATCGGCTATATGTCGGGCGCGGGGAGTGCTGGGAACTGAACGATTCCTGTGGCATGGGCATGTATTCATGCCCGTGTCTTTTTCGCGCGACCGGCCAACACGGGCATGAGTACATGCCCATGCCACAAAGTCGAATAACCCGAGGTGCAACATGGACGCACCAAAACCCAACTCCCTCCGCTTTCGCCGGTTCGTCCGGGTTGGCTTGGCCGTCGTCGCGATCGCGATGATCGCCGTCGCCGGTTGGTGGATGGCGGGGCGGAAGGTCTGGACCGACGGGCAAACCGGGGCTGACCCCATCCGCGTCTTCACCGCCGACGAAGACCCACGGCAGGTGCTCTGGACGCCGTCCCGGCCGGTTCTTCCGGCGGGCTTTACGGCAACCTCGACGGCGGGCGCCGATGCTCACCTCTACGAGCCGGCGATCTCGCCTGATGGCACCGAGCTGTTCTTCGTCCGCGGCAAAGCCGGCCTGCCCGTCGGCGAAGTGAAGGACGGGCAGCCCGTTACCACCGGGGCCGACGTCTACGTCAGCCGGCGCAAGAACACCCGCTGGCTCGACCCCGTCCGGCTCGATGCCGTCAGCAGTCGCTACGACGACCTCGGCCCGCGCATGACCGCCGACGGGCGGTTCCTGTTGTTCTATTCCAACCGTCCCGGCGGGCAGGGGGGCTACGACCTTTGGGCCGCTGCCCGTAGCGACGAAGGCGACTTCGGTCCGCCGTTCAACCTCGGCTCCGGCGTTAACAGCGAGTTCGACGAGTACGGCCCCGCCCCGACCGCCGACGGCAAACGGCTCTACTTCTCCACGAACCGCACCGCCGCCGGCAAAGAGCAGTACACCGCGTGGCGCGCCACGATCCGCGCGGCGACGACGAGCGATTTCGACCTTTGGTTGGCGGATCTGGAGGAGCTAACGGCGGCGGCCGCCCTTCCCCTTCCTCCGGTACTCCGGGTAGGGGTTCCGGCGGAGGACGATCCCTTCGCGTCGCCGAAGGCGCCGACGACAAGGCCTGAGGCGATCGCGTCGAATCTTGTTGACGATGGAACGCGTCCGCCAAGGCGGACCCTACGGGGTGCCTCGGCTCGCGAGGTCGGTGGGATCAACACGCCATTCCATGAAGGCGCGCCCTGCATCTCGCCCGCCGGCGACTTCCTCTACTTCGCGTCGAACCGGCCCGGCGGCCACGGCAAGTTCGATCTCTACCGGTCGAGGCTTCGCGAGGGATCACCGACTGAGGTTGAGAACCTCGGACCATCAGTCAACTCCGCCGAGAACGAGACCGATCCGCAGCTCGCCCATGGCGGGTTCAAGCTGTACTACAGCTCGGATCGCCTTGCGGCAGCGGCACACGGCCGTGTGCCTGCCGGCGTTGAAACGGCTGCGGCACGCGAGACTCCCGCCGAGGCCCCGGGCATTCAGCCGAATGCCCCTACTTCCCCGGCGGCCGGGTTACCGGACGCTCCCGCCACGCGCATTGAAGTGGCCGATAGTCATGGTCGGGGGTACGACTTGTACGAGGCCGACTCGCGCGAGGTCTATCCCGAGCGCCAGGGCCGCGCGCTGCCGGTGATCGGCTGGAAGCTGCTGGCGATGATCGCCGGTGCATTGCTGCTGCTGCCGCTGCTGCTGTTTCTTGTGAAACACGTCAACCGCCGAAACCTCACGCTGCTTCAGCGGTGCTTCCTCGCCGCGCTGTGCGTCTATGCGCTGTTCCTGTTCTGGACGACGTCCAAGCACGTGGTGATGGAGGCCTACCCGCAGCTCGCCAAGGACCTGGGGTTCATCGAGGTGCGGATCAATCTCGATCCGAAGATCGAAGAATCCAACGTCGCGATGGCGATCCGGCAGCAGTCCTCGAACGATCTGCCGATTGCCGCCGCGCCGGCGGGGCAGCTCGCGCAGCAGGTGATCGGCGGCGAAGTGATCGCCGCAGCGCCTGATGTGGCCGTGAACGTGCCGCAGGCGGCGGTGGGGGCAGAGGCGATGACGGTTGTTGTCGCGCCGCCGAAGATCGATGTGCCCAAGGCCGCCGCACCGGCGGTGTCGATGGTGTCGCCGGTCGTCGCGCCCACGCCACAAGCGGTGGATATCAACATCGATGTCGGCCCACGCCTTCAGCAAGCCGAAGCCGCGCCGATGATTCAGGCCCCGCAAGCGCCGGCGGCCGCGCAGAGCGCCGTCGCACCGCAGCCGATCCGCCCCGCGGCGGTCGCGATGCCCGACCTGCCCGCCGCTCAACCGCAGATTTCAGTGGGATCTCTTGCCCAGGACATCGGCCCGGTCGCCCCCAGTGTGCCGCAGGTCGATCCGGGGAAAGTCGCCGTCGCGACGGCTGCGCCGACGCAGGGTGCCACGCCAACGATCGATGTGCCTGCTCCCGCCAGCGCACGAGCAACCGCGATCGAGCCGGCCGCGGCGAAGATCGATGCATCGCTCGCGCCGGCGGTTCGCGTCGCCCCGGCCCTCCCGGCTCCGACCCCCGCAGCGGCGGCGATGCAGCCGGCGCTACCCAGGGCGGCGTCGAGTGCCGATGCGGTATCGCTGACAGATGCCGCCGCACCTTCGGCGACGCCGCTGCCGATCCCGTCGCCCGCCAGCGGGACGGTGCAGATCAAGCCGTCGCAATCGCCGATGGCGAGCAGTTCCGCCGGTGTCGCCACGAATGTTCCGACGCCGACCGCTGCGAAAATGACCGGCGCCGATCCGTCATTGCCCTCCGCCGGGGGGACGGCAGCCGCTGCCGTCGAGCGGTTGATCGGGCCGGGCTCGACCGATGCCGCGGCCGCCGCCAACGTAAAGACCAACGTGCCCGCCGCGGGTGCCAACACCGGCGGAGCGGCTGAATCACTGGCAGCCGCACCGGGCGTGGGCGCGAAGATCGCGGCAGACGCCACCAAGGGACTGGTCGGCGTCGCGCCGAACCTGCCGGCGGGTGATCTGGTTCGCAATCCCGAAGTCGCCGGCCCGAAGATGGACACCACGCCGGTCGCCGGCGGCGATCCTAAAGCGCCGGTCGCCGGCGCGGCGCAGGCTGTGGGCCTCAGCCGGCAGGACACACCCACCGGCGACTTGGCCGGCGGGGCGGGGATCAAAGAGTCACAACTGCCCAGGCTGCCCAAGGCCGGTGGTGGAACGCCGTCGCTGGCCGGGTCGATGGCTCCCGCGGCCGCCGCCAATGCGCTGGCGGGCATGAGCGGCCCGAAAGCCCCCGTCGCCCCCGACCCGGCGTCGGCATCAGTCGCGACGTCTGCCGGCGTGGGTGGCGTCACGGTTCGAGCACCGACGACACGGCCCGCCGCGGTCGAGCCCTCCCTCGCCGATGCCGTCGGCGGTTCGTCCGCCGGCCTGAAGCCCACCACCCGTCCGACGATCCCCCCCGTGGCTGATGCCGGCTCGAAGGCCGCGCCCGCCGCGTCGATTGCCCCGGGTGCCGCCCCGACCGCCGACATCGGCCGATCGACGCTGGCTTCGGCCCCGACCGCGCTGCCGGCCGGTGCCGCGGTCGCGACGGCCGACGTACGCGTCACCGGGCCCACCGTCGGCAATCCGGCGGGGGCGGCGGCGATGGTCGCTTCCAACATTCAACTTGCCACGCCGCGGCCGGCGTTCTCACCGATCGCCGCGGTTGCGCCGGATGTGATTGCTGCCCCGACAGCCGCGCCGACCGCACTTCGTGTCGAACCTTCGCTAACACAGACCCTCCCCAGCGGGGCGGGCGTCGCGGGACTTGCGACTGCCGCGCCTGCGACGCCGGACGTGAAGGGGAAGACCGGCGGATCGATTGCGTCGGCGACGGTGGTTGCGCCGCGGGCGCTGGTTGCCACGCCGGCGTTGCCGGCACCGTCGGTCGCCGGCAGCGGGATCGGGCAGGCGATCGCCGGTATCGAAGGCCCGCAGATGGACTTACCACGGATCAACGCCATGCCCGCCGCCGGCAGTGGCCTGGGAACACCGGGCGGCGTGGGTGCCGTTGCCGGCGGGGGACCGGACGGCGGAAAGATCGCCGCCACCCGCGCCCAGGGCAGCGGCCCGGCCGTCGATCGGCCGATCCTGCTCGCCTCGGCAGGTGTGCCGGGTGTCGGGCCACGGATCGGCCAGGGTGGTGTCGGCGGCCCGGCGGCGGTTGTCGGCCCGCGGCCGGGTATTGGACTGTCGCCGGGACTGGACATCTCGCCGAACATCTCCGTCGCCGCTCCGAAACTGGGCGCGCCCGAGGCGCTTTTCCAGCGGTCGGCCGAGCAGCGCCGCCCGATGATCGAAAAACTGGGCGGCACGAAGGAATCCGAGAACGCCGTCGAACGCGGCTTGGCCTGGCTGGCCCGCATGCAGGACCCCGACGGCCGATGGACCTACGTCGGCGAAGGAAGCAAAAAGTCCCGAAACAAAGCCAACAGTCAGCACGACATGGCACTGACCGGCTTGTCGGTGCTGGCGTTCCTCGCCGCCGACCACTCGCCGGCGAAGGAAGGGCCTTACCAGCGCGTCGTTGCGAGCGGCGTGGACTGGCTCGTCAGCCAGCAAACCGACGACGGCGACCTCCGCGGCGCTAAAGAGCTTCGCGGCGCCGGTTCCGGTAAGGCCAATATGTACGACCATGGTATCGCCACCATGGCCGTCGCCGAGGCGGCGCTGATGACCGGCGATCGGCGGTACATGGATGCCGCCTTCAAAGCCGCCCAGTTCATCTGCGATACCCAGAACAAGAAGACCGGCGGCTGGCGGTATGTGCCCGGCGAGTCGGGCGATACGAGTGTCTTCGGGTGGCAGATCCTGGCATTGCACAACGCCGAGTTGCTCGGCTTCCAGACGCCACCGGACGTGCGCGACAAGGCGATCCGGTTCCTGTCGCTGGTCAGTTCGGGCAAATCGCGG is part of the Humisphaera borealis genome and encodes:
- a CDS encoding MotA/TolQ/ExbB proton channel family protein; this translates as MFVGSRTKKSRRRLRLPPAAMGVFAVLAIGIAAMAQVKDAAPAAGTQPAAAAPAAPAVKAADQPDPSLWELHNKGGKVMWALDLCSILALAIIFERFFSLRRSRVLPTGFMAGLKAVYRDPVEDREKAINYCKANESAMSRMVVAFIRRLPRGFASAEKALEDAGGNEALRLRANLRVFYAIGSVATLLGLIGTIAGMIKAFMQTAKAGDAENKVQLLSEGIYEAMVCTFGGLAVAILVTSFYYYFIGRIESLITQINDELTSFAEEYGLAPETEDELATTGSLPRL
- a CDS encoding ExbD/TolR family protein, whose protein sequence is MRIHDPISEADEPFNLIPLTDMVFNLLIFFMAATTFAQVEREMGVKLPRATSFASMSAAPQQLVINITDAGEPIVAKKKYDLVGLAQLLKSVVEKNPNASVIIRADERGLVKGFAQVLDVCKRSGVNEAKIGYMSGAGSAGN
- a CDS encoding PD40 domain-containing protein translates to MDAPKPNSLRFRRFVRVGLAVVAIAMIAVAGWWMAGRKVWTDGQTGADPIRVFTADEDPRQVLWTPSRPVLPAGFTATSTAGADAHLYEPAISPDGTELFFVRGKAGLPVGEVKDGQPVTTGADVYVSRRKNTRWLDPVRLDAVSSRYDDLGPRMTADGRFLLFYSNRPGGQGGYDLWAAARSDEGDFGPPFNLGSGVNSEFDEYGPAPTADGKRLYFSTNRTAAGKEQYTAWRATIRAATTSDFDLWLADLEELTAAAALPLPPVLRVGVPAEDDPFASPKAPTTRPEAIASNLVDDGTRPPRRTLRGASAREVGGINTPFHEGAPCISPAGDFLYFASNRPGGHGKFDLYRSRLREGSPTEVENLGPSVNSAENETDPQLAHGGFKLYYSSDRLAAAAHGRVPAGVETAAARETPAEAPGIQPNAPTSPAAGLPDAPATRIEVADSHGRGYDLYEADSREVYPERQGRALPVIGWKLLAMIAGALLLLPLLLFLVKHVNRRNLTLLQRCFLAALCVYALFLFWTTSKHVVMEAYPQLAKDLGFIEVRINLDPKIEESNVAMAIRQQSSNDLPIAAAPAGQLAQQVIGGEVIAAAPDVAVNVPQAAVGAEAMTVVVAPPKIDVPKAAAPAVSMVSPVVAPTPQAVDINIDVGPRLQQAEAAPMIQAPQAPAAAQSAVAPQPIRPAAVAMPDLPAAQPQISVGSLAQDIGPVAPSVPQVDPGKVAVATAAPTQGATPTIDVPAPASARATAIEPAAAKIDASLAPAVRVAPALPAPTPAAAAMQPALPRAASSADAVSLTDAAAPSATPLPIPSPASGTVQIKPSQSPMASSSAGVATNVPTPTAAKMTGADPSLPSAGGTAAAAVERLIGPGSTDAAAAANVKTNVPAAGANTGGAAESLAAAPGVGAKIAADATKGLVGVAPNLPAGDLVRNPEVAGPKMDTTPVAGGDPKAPVAGAAQAVGLSRQDTPTGDLAGGAGIKESQLPRLPKAGGGTPSLAGSMAPAAAANALAGMSGPKAPVAPDPASASVATSAGVGGVTVRAPTTRPAAVEPSLADAVGGSSAGLKPTTRPTIPPVADAGSKAAPAASIAPGAAPTADIGRSTLASAPTALPAGAAVATADVRVTGPTVGNPAGAAAMVASNIQLATPRPAFSPIAAVAPDVIAAPTAAPTALRVEPSLTQTLPSGAGVAGLATAAPATPDVKGKTGGSIASATVVAPRALVATPALPAPSVAGSGIGQAIAGIEGPQMDLPRINAMPAAGSGLGTPGGVGAVAGGGPDGGKIAATRAQGSGPAVDRPILLASAGVPGVGPRIGQGGVGGPAAVVGPRPGIGLSPGLDISPNISVAAPKLGAPEALFQRSAEQRRPMIEKLGGTKESENAVERGLAWLARMQDPDGRWTYVGEGSKKSRNKANSQHDMALTGLSVLAFLAADHSPAKEGPYQRVVASGVDWLVSQQTDDGDLRGAKELRGAGSGKANMYDHGIATMAVAEAALMTGDRRYMDAAFKAAQFICDTQNKKTGGWRYVPGESGDTSVFGWQILALHNAELLGFQTPPDVRDKAIRFLSLVSSGKSRILAAYTPGEGPTPAMTAEALFCRILLGQPITDEQARDVVEFLGRDMPKAGNRDLYYWYYMSLSMSQLQANPQVRDAWDRWNVRCRDTLIATQARGVADVDGSWTDSRWGQHGGKVFSTALATLTLEVYYRYLPLEPGDPNAAKEAWKAAEPEKKTVKPKGPVGPKFEAN